GATGAACGCTGGATGCGGCCTGCCTTTGTGTCCCGAACTGCAGAGTTCGTGAAAACAGGATGACCTTTCAGTATTACTGAAATTTTTCCGCTTCTTGTCTTGTGACTGAAAGCTGAAGGGCGTATATCCGGTCTTATGAGATTGGATCATTGGCTCTTGCAAACAGGGGAAAGCCGCAGCGCCTTCGCGCGCCGGGCAAACCTGTCCCCTGCCTCCGTTACCGCCCTGTGCAACGACCCGAATGTCTGGGTGTCGCGCGATATGGCCCGCAAGATCGCCATCGCCACAAATGGCGAAGTCACTCCAAACGACTTTCTCGGACTAGCTACAACCAAGGAGCATCCCGTGTCCCAGGCCCGTGTCGCAGAAGCAATCCGCGCATTCGAACGTGGAGAAATGGTGGTCGTGACCGACGATGACGACCGCGAAAACGAAGGCGATCTGATTGTCGCCGCCTCCAAGGTCACGCCTGAACAAATGGCATTCATGGTCCGGCACACATCCGGGATTATCTGCGCGCCGATGACCGTCGCCCACGCCCGCCGCCTGCGCCTGGACCCTATGGTTGCGGAAAACGATGCTCCATTGGCAACCGCGTTCACGATCTCGGTCGATTACCGTCAGGGGCTGACGACCGGAATTTCAGCTGAAGAGCGCTGCTCAACTGTCCGCGCCCTCGCCAACCCGAATGTCGGCGCTGATGATTTTGTCCGCCCCGGCCATATCTTCCCGCTGGTTGCAAAGGAAGGCGGCGTGATGATGCGCTCCGGCCACACGGAAGCAGCTGTTGATCTATGCCGCCTGGCCGGTCTG
This window of the Roseibium alexandrii DFL-11 genome carries:
- the ribB gene encoding 3,4-dihydroxy-2-butanone-4-phosphate synthase, encoding MRLDHWLLQTGESRSAFARRANLSPASVTALCNDPNVWVSRDMARKIAIATNGEVTPNDFLGLATTKEHPVSQARVAEAIRAFERGEMVVVTDDDDRENEGDLIVAASKVTPEQMAFMVRHTSGIICAPMTVAHARRLRLDPMVAENDAPLATAFTISVDYRQGLTTGISAEERCSTVRALANPNVGADDFVRPGHIFPLVAKEGGVMMRSGHTEAAVDLCRLAGLEQVGVISELVNDDGTVKRGAQVAEFAAEFDLKMVSVSDLIAWRQRTERMVERVNEQPVETIAGPAYAMTYSTPYDPMHHVAIVYGDILDGRSVPVRLQLESVLDDTFGDARPLDTIMKHFADRGRGVVVYLREGSVGVARQSTRPRSDFEAAETEDHSSAQARQEQWREVGLGAQILKDLGVSSIRLLASRERHYVGLEGFDIKIDETEILDL